From the genome of Desulfolucanica intricata, one region includes:
- the dtd gene encoding D-aminoacyl-tRNA deacylase, whose translation MRAVIQRVKRGSVSIAGKTVGEIAAGLVILLGVGQGDTDRDVSYLAAKIAGLRIFEDEQDKMNLSIQDVKGEVLVVSQFTLYGDCRRGRRPSYSAAAPPDQAVKLYEQFVSELRSLGLKVATGIFQSHMQVEIINDGPVTILLDSNKMF comes from the coding sequence GTGCGTGCAGTTATACAGCGGGTAAAACGAGGTTCAGTTTCGATAGCCGGTAAAACAGTGGGGGAAATTGCAGCGGGCTTGGTAATTTTGCTTGGTGTGGGGCAGGGGGACACCGACCGGGACGTTTCTTACCTTGCAGCAAAAATTGCCGGCTTGAGGATATTCGAGGATGAACAGGATAAAATGAATTTATCAATACAAGATGTAAAAGGGGAAGTGTTGGTAGTTTCTCAATTTACACTTTACGGAGATTGTCGTCGCGGGCGGCGTCCCAGTTATTCCGCGGCAGCTCCTCCGGATCAGGCTGTCAAACTTTATGAACAGTTTGTTAGTGAACTTCGTTCACTGGGGTTAAAAGTAGCTACCGGCATTTTTCAGTCCCATATGCAGGTAGAAATAATTAATGACGGGCCGGTTACAATTTTATTGGACAGTAATAAGATGTTTTAA
- a CDS encoding RelA/SpoT family protein, with the protein MNKLVQKLISYNPNADLKFLRKAYNFAEAAHRHQLRISGEPFISHPLAVAKILADLELDLETLVGALLHDVVEDTEVTLSEIEKEFGPEVTLLVDGVTKLSRIEYKSKEEQQAENLRKMFLAMAKDIRVILIKLADRLHNLRTLKYHSELKQKEIAGETLEIFAPLAHRLGIYHLKWEIEDLAFRYLEPEKYYELADRVAKTRMKREEYIAEVTIVLQEKLNKAGITADIQGRPKHLYSIYEKMQKQQKDFEQIYDVMAVRVIVNSVKDCYGTLGIVHTLWKPIPGRFKDYIAMPKSNMYQSLHTTVLGPQGEPLEIQMRTWEMHRTAEYGIAAHWRYKAGGRSEKRFDEKFIWLRQLLEWQHDMRDPREFMETLKIDIFADSVFVFSPKGDVIELPAGSVPLDFAYRIHTDVGNHCVGAKINGRIVTLDYKLNNGDIVEVLTSKHTGPSRDWLKIVKTSQAKNRIRQWFRKEQRDEYIIRGKDALEREAKKMGLEPELIKGDKLIEGGRKYNLLAADDIYAAIGDGTITARSIVARIKRDFERTNKDYQGYSGNIDSINLESSSSWGKSTGGIRVKGIENLLIRLAHCCNPVPGDPIIGYITRGRGVSVHRTDCPNITVYRRGERERLVDVAWDKEFKSPFQVKLEVSALDRAGLLSDVMAILTEMKISADWVNARGKKDRLASIDLLITIKDLGQLEAIINRIKTIKDIIGVRRTGLG; encoded by the coding sequence TTGAATAAACTGGTTCAAAAATTAATTAGCTATAATCCTAATGCGGATTTAAAATTTCTTCGAAAAGCTTATAATTTTGCCGAGGCTGCCCACCGGCACCAACTGCGTATTTCAGGTGAGCCATTTATTTCACATCCGCTGGCTGTGGCAAAAATTCTAGCGGATTTAGAGCTGGATCTGGAGACTTTGGTGGGTGCACTTTTACATGATGTTGTTGAAGATACCGAAGTAACGCTGTCGGAAATAGAAAAAGAATTTGGTCCGGAAGTGACTTTGCTGGTAGACGGAGTAACTAAATTAAGCCGGATAGAGTATAAATCCAAGGAGGAACAGCAGGCTGAAAATTTGCGCAAAATGTTTCTAGCTATGGCAAAAGATATCAGGGTTATTCTTATTAAACTGGCTGATCGCTTACATAACTTGCGCACTTTAAAATATCATTCTGAACTTAAACAGAAAGAAATTGCCGGTGAAACTTTGGAGATATTTGCACCTTTGGCACACCGCTTAGGAATATATCACTTGAAGTGGGAAATAGAAGATTTGGCTTTTCGCTATTTGGAGCCGGAAAAATATTATGAGTTGGCCGACCGTGTTGCTAAAACCCGTATGAAACGAGAGGAGTATATTGCTGAGGTTACTATTGTTTTACAGGAAAAGCTAAACAAAGCAGGTATTACCGCAGATATACAAGGAAGGCCAAAGCATTTATACAGTATTTATGAAAAAATGCAGAAGCAACAAAAAGACTTTGAACAAATATATGATGTTATGGCTGTTCGGGTCATTGTTAACTCTGTTAAGGATTGTTACGGTACTCTGGGAATTGTACATACCTTATGGAAACCTATTCCCGGGCGATTTAAAGACTATATTGCTATGCCAAAGTCCAACATGTACCAATCTCTACATACTACTGTGCTGGGACCTCAGGGTGAACCGTTAGAAATTCAAATGCGTACCTGGGAAATGCATCGAACTGCTGAATATGGGATTGCCGCTCACTGGCGTTATAAAGCCGGGGGGCGAAGTGAAAAACGATTTGATGAAAAATTTATTTGGCTTCGTCAACTTTTAGAATGGCAGCATGACATGCGTGATCCCAGGGAATTTATGGAAACTTTGAAAATCGATATTTTTGCAGATTCAGTTTTTGTATTTAGTCCCAAAGGAGATGTTATTGAACTGCCGGCCGGTTCAGTTCCTCTTGATTTTGCCTACCGCATCCATACTGATGTCGGAAATCATTGCGTAGGTGCGAAGATAAACGGTAGGATTGTTACTCTGGATTATAAACTTAATAACGGTGATATTGTGGAGGTATTGACTTCTAAACATACCGGACCAAGCAGGGATTGGCTAAAGATTGTTAAAACTTCCCAGGCTAAAAACCGGATTCGCCAGTGGTTTCGCAAAGAGCAGCGAGATGAATATATTATTAGAGGTAAGGATGCACTGGAAAGGGAAGCTAAAAAAATGGGATTGGAGCCGGAGCTAATTAAAGGAGACAAGCTGATAGAGGGTGGGAGAAAGTACAATCTATTAGCGGCTGATGATATTTACGCTGCTATTGGTGACGGAACTATAACGGCTCGTTCTATTGTTGCCCGGATTAAAAGAGACTTTGAACGAACAAATAAAGATTATCAGGGATATAGTGGTAACATCGATAGCATCAACTTAGAATCTTCGAGTTCTTGGGGAAAGTCAACCGGTGGTATTAGGGTTAAAGGAATCGAAAATCTGTTAATTAGATTGGCACACTGTTGTAATCCTGTTCCGGGTGATCCTATAATTGGGTACATTACCCGGGGTAGGGGAGTATCGGTGCATCGTACTGATTGCCCCAATATCACGGTGTATAGAAGAGGAGAGAGAGAACGGTTGGTGGATGTTGCTTGGGATAAGGAATTTAAATCTCCCTTTCAGGTAAAGTTAGAAGTATCCGCTTTAGACCGAGCCGGTTTATTGAGCGATGTAATGGCTATCTTAACGGAAATGAAGATAAGTGCGGATTGGGTTAACGCAAGGGGAAAGAAAGACCGGTTGGCTTCAATAGACTTATTAATAACGATCAAAGACCTTGGGCAATTAGAGGCTATTATTAACAGAATTAAAACGATAAAAGATATTATTGGTGTACGGCGTACCGGTTTAGGTTAG
- a CDS encoding V4R domain-containing protein, whose protein sequence is MIEDAFARRALNYLYISISETVPKLPFSGRHWLTEVSKGTALRILNEHASKELFQSKEPLEICRAYIKLLEDIGFISSSKDYPIEKLGSDTLKITLKRTNCIYREYCIEAEEKGLFFKCPRMTSLQAVLEWSLGKKYDSTVDIDREQGICVGKLFPQKKELDEIVTRKDHILKIAGRRALLLPKITYSFILEAIKNYAPHILKHVLYEAGYNSAIPIAEKAKNMYPDPLEYLTILFEELKNAGLGEVILQSLDTSTCEAVIWCKDSFQIPTEEYETNLYRTPRVICDLLRGTFAAYLSVYFQKDIICEEMHCQSVSGEHCEFVSFPLDKENGPGGKSFDSTRKYPRSFNQNRDTGFFSS, encoded by the coding sequence ATGATTGAAGACGCTTTTGCCCGCAGGGCTTTAAATTACCTTTATATCAGTATAAGTGAGACAGTACCCAAACTCCCTTTTAGCGGCCGCCACTGGTTAACAGAAGTGTCCAAAGGAACGGCTTTACGTATTTTAAATGAACATGCTTCCAAAGAATTATTTCAAAGTAAGGAACCACTGGAAATTTGTCGTGCTTATATAAAACTACTAGAGGATATCGGCTTTATTTCCTCCTCTAAGGATTATCCGATAGAAAAGCTCGGTTCAGACACATTAAAAATAACCTTAAAACGAACTAACTGCATATATAGAGAGTACTGTATAGAAGCTGAGGAAAAAGGACTTTTTTTTAAATGTCCCCGCATGACCTCACTGCAGGCAGTTTTAGAATGGAGTCTGGGCAAGAAATATGACTCTACTGTAGATATTGACAGGGAGCAAGGGATATGTGTTGGTAAGCTTTTCCCACAAAAAAAGGAACTGGATGAAATAGTCACCCGGAAAGATCATATCTTAAAAATAGCCGGCAGACGAGCTCTCCTGCTTCCTAAAATAACATATTCATTTATTCTAGAGGCTATAAAAAATTACGCACCCCACATCCTTAAACATGTTTTGTATGAAGCAGGTTATAATTCTGCCATACCAATAGCTGAAAAGGCAAAAAATATGTATCCTGACCCTCTGGAATATCTGACTATCCTTTTTGAAGAACTTAAAAACGCCGGGCTGGGTGAAGTAATATTACAATCACTGGACACCTCTACCTGTGAAGCCGTAATTTGGTGTAAGGATTCTTTTCAAATTCCGACGGAAGAATATGAAACAAATTTATATAGAACACCCCGGGTGATTTGCGATTTGCTGCGGGGAACTTTTGCAGCTTATTTATCAGTATACTTTCAAAAAGATATTATCTGTGAGGAAATGCACTGTCAATCTGTAAGCGGGGAACATTGTGAATTCGTATCTTTCCCATTAGATAAAGAAAACGGGCCGGGAGGGAAGAGTTTTGACTCAACCAGAAAGTATCCAAGAAGCTTTAATCAGAATAGAGATACTGGCTTTTTTTCAAGCTAA
- a CDS encoding RAD55 family ATPase, which yields MPETDRAFLGVEGLDQILTEGLSFGSQIMVQGDTGVGKTVLAGDFIKEGLHCGDTCIYIACDEPPEAMRQHLLSFNVGTRAYEKAGRLILVDAYEEEQSTEKYCISDLSNLEKFFYLEKQILNDYKNKKVRLVVDSLSTLLTTAPAEDILEFHRSRLKYLRKNNILTMDIFVHGVLDDKIMTISSHLYNVILKMNFGGSPAHPVRMIQIGKVRSQRFVAAQYMFNISPTFGIIVANDMEVGI from the coding sequence ATGCCGGAAACTGACCGTGCCTTCTTAGGAGTTGAAGGTTTAGATCAAATCTTAACTGAAGGTTTAAGTTTCGGTTCTCAAATTATGGTGCAGGGTGATACAGGTGTGGGTAAAACCGTTTTAGCCGGTGATTTCATTAAAGAAGGCTTACACTGTGGAGATACCTGTATTTATATCGCCTGTGACGAACCTCCCGAGGCCATGCGCCAACATCTTTTAAGTTTTAATGTAGGTACCCGGGCCTATGAAAAAGCCGGGCGGCTTATTTTAGTTGATGCCTACGAAGAAGAACAAAGTACAGAGAAGTATTGCATTTCCGATTTAAGTAATCTGGAAAAATTCTTTTATCTTGAAAAACAAATTTTAAATGACTATAAAAATAAAAAAGTAAGACTTGTAGTGGACAGTCTCAGCACCCTTTTAACTACCGCACCTGCTGAAGACATCTTGGAGTTTCACAGAAGCCGGTTGAAGTACCTGCGTAAGAACAATATATTAACCATGGATATTTTCGTTCACGGGGTTCTGGACGATAAAATAATGACTATTTCCAGCCATCTTTATAATGTTATTCTTAAGATGAATTTTGGCGGCTCACCGGCACACCCGGTTCGAATGATTCAAATCGGTAAAGTACGAAGCCAGCGTTTTGTAGCTGCTCAGTATATGTTCAACATCAGCCCTACTTTCGGAATAATAGTGGCTAATGATATGGAGGTGGGTATATGA
- a CDS encoding adenine phosphoribosyltransferase: protein MNLKDKIRVVPDYPQEGISYKDVSTFLRDSESFRFAIQELSRKCANLRPDVIATAKARGLMIGAPMAYVLGVSLVTMSRPGQLAGDVFSLSQDHEFGSDAREVNKDAIKPGERVLIVDELLATGSTAQTAIKMVEELGGIVVGTAFLIEITELGGRDKLKDYDTISLVQYNY, encoded by the coding sequence ATGAATTTAAAAGACAAAATAAGAGTTGTTCCTGATTATCCCCAGGAAGGTATTAGCTATAAAGATGTAAGTACTTTTCTGCGGGACAGTGAAAGCTTCCGCTTTGCTATTCAGGAACTATCCAGAAAATGTGCTAACTTAAGGCCTGACGTAATTGCCACTGCTAAGGCAAGGGGGCTGATGATAGGTGCTCCTATGGCTTATGTATTAGGTGTAAGTTTAGTTACTATGAGTAGGCCCGGTCAATTAGCAGGTGATGTATTTTCTTTAAGCCAGGATCATGAGTTTGGCAGTGATGCCCGGGAAGTAAATAAAGATGCGATAAAACCCGGGGAGAGAGTATTAATTGTAGATGAACTTTTGGCTACCGGGAGCACTGCACAAACAGCCATAAAAATGGTTGAGGAATTAGGGGGAATAGTAGTAGGTACCGCATTTTTAATTGAGATAACTGAACTTGGTGGTAGAGATAAGTTAAAAGATTATGATACAATATCCTTGGTACAATATAACTATTAA
- a CDS encoding MBL fold metallo-hydrolase, whose amino-acid sequence MVFEGFSVGMMAANCYIIGCEETKEACVIDPGDEDKKILSKLEKHGLNCRYIILTHGHVDHIGALGDVQKATGAKVLIHKDDADMLTSPGKNLSSLMGGRLQFAAPDRELTDGDIIKVGKIKLEVIHTPGHTPGGICLKVDHFLITGDTLFAGSVGRSDFPGGSHEQLIASIKNKLLRFPDDTMVFPGHGPESNIGSEKQSNPFL is encoded by the coding sequence ATGGTTTTTGAAGGTTTTTCCGTAGGTATGATGGCTGCTAATTGTTACATAATCGGTTGTGAGGAAACGAAAGAAGCGTGTGTTATTGATCCAGGTGATGAGGATAAAAAAATATTAAGCAAGCTGGAAAAGCACGGTTTGAACTGCCGCTACATTATTCTAACCCATGGGCATGTAGATCATATCGGTGCTCTGGGTGACGTTCAAAAAGCTACCGGTGCTAAAGTATTAATTCATAAAGATGATGCCGATATGCTTACCAGTCCTGGGAAGAATCTCTCATCATTAATGGGCGGAAGATTGCAATTTGCTGCTCCTGACCGGGAGTTAACGGATGGGGATATCATTAAGGTTGGGAAGATAAAGTTGGAAGTAATCCACACCCCCGGTCACACACCGGGTGGTATATGCTTAAAAGTAGATCATTTTTTAATTACCGGAGACACACTTTTTGCCGGTTCGGTGGGACGCTCTGATTTTCCCGGTGGTAGCCATGAACAGTTGATTGCTTCGATAAAAAACAAACTTCTGAGATTTCCTGATGATACCATGGTTTTTCCCGGTCACGGGCCGGAGTCAAATATTGGTTCTGAGAAACAATCTAACCCCTTCCTTTAA
- a CDS encoding two-component system sensor histidine kinase NtrB, giving the protein MNPTNTENIGKNVNINNIIFSNLIFDNLPSGLLVLDSKGKVVLFNKTLQLLTGLNRNNIIGTPYRDLFKSVNQVNMADNKLQLTLLTGVSYDNIPPEHILPIKPLKFVQVSTQAIRNWDNSCCILGAIALFAKVIKAKHLRELEQAVIQAERLAILGQLAASAFHEVKNQLTVAGGFLQLLNKKYTDLQYINIINESFQHTSNLANDFLQLARPGYAQRKVCKINELIDQVATLLQGEATKYNLEIQKEIPPDLPNLLLDEEQIKQVLINIIKNGLEAMPSGGKLIIKVSDCPENNTLCINVIDSGIGIDEETKASLFKPFYTTKTNGTGLGMFISQQIISNHGGSIQISSQPTKGTTVTIKLPLPN; this is encoded by the coding sequence GTGAACCCGACGAATACAGAAAATATAGGAAAGAACGTAAATATAAACAATATTATATTTAGTAACCTGATCTTTGATAATCTTCCCTCCGGGTTGCTGGTTCTCGATAGCAAAGGCAAAGTTGTTTTGTTTAACAAAACGTTACAGTTGTTAACCGGGCTCAACAGAAATAATATTATTGGTACGCCTTATAGGGACTTATTTAAATCAGTCAACCAAGTTAACATGGCTGATAATAAACTACAGCTTACTCTTCTTACCGGTGTAAGCTATGATAACATTCCACCCGAACACATCCTGCCAATAAAACCCCTTAAGTTCGTACAGGTTTCGACACAGGCAATTAGAAATTGGGATAATAGCTGCTGCATTCTTGGTGCTATAGCTCTTTTTGCCAAAGTGATAAAAGCAAAACACTTACGGGAATTAGAACAAGCTGTAATTCAAGCGGAAAGGCTGGCCATTTTAGGTCAGCTTGCAGCAAGCGCTTTTCATGAAGTAAAAAACCAACTAACTGTAGCCGGAGGTTTTTTGCAACTTTTAAATAAAAAATACACCGATTTACAATATATAAATATCATCAATGAATCATTTCAGCACACGTCTAATTTAGCCAATGATTTTTTACAATTGGCAAGGCCCGGGTATGCCCAGAGAAAAGTCTGCAAGATTAATGAATTAATTGATCAAGTTGCAACTTTACTCCAGGGTGAGGCTACAAAATATAATCTGGAAATTCAAAAAGAAATACCTCCGGATTTACCAAATTTGTTGCTTGATGAGGAACAAATTAAGCAAGTTCTGATAAATATTATAAAAAACGGCTTGGAAGCCATGCCCAGTGGCGGAAAATTAATAATAAAAGTTTCGGATTGTCCGGAAAATAATACTCTATGTATTAATGTCATAGATAGCGGGATCGGCATAGATGAAGAAACAAAAGCCTCCCTTTTCAAACCCTTTTATACAACCAAGACTAACGGTACCGGATTGGGTATGTTTATATCACAACAGATTATTTCTAATCACGGAGGAAGTATACAAATTAGCAGTCAACCTACTAAGGGAACTACTGTAACCATAAAATTACCCCTTCCAAATTAA